Genomic DNA from Pseudofrancisella aestuarii:
ATGAACGCTGTACAAAACAAAGAACTAGTAGTACAGATTGCTTCTGTAACAATTATATCTTTTGCAGCAGTGTTTTTTGTTTATGGCTTAGTTGCTCTTATTGTTAGAATGGATGATTTAGGTCTAGCTATACAAAAGAAAGGCTATACTAAAATAGGCGAAGTATTCATTATATCTATGCCAAAGGTCATCAAGGGTTTATCTATACTTGGTACAATAGCAATGTTTTTAGTTGGTGGTGGAATCTTAACTCACAATATTCCCATAATCCATGAGTATAGCCATATCACTAATATAAACATTATCAATGATGCTATTGTTGGATTGGTTGGTTCTGCAATAGTCGTTAGTTTTGTTGAAATTTATCTGAAAATATTTAATTTTTTAACAAAACATAAGGGATAGCTTTATCTACTACAAAATTTCATGTACTACTCTTATTTAAATATGAATCTCATCATTCATTTAAAATATCTTTTCTGCTTAATTCACTAATCATCAGTTCTCACCTTAAATATTCTACTAATGAATATAAAGAACAATGCTATTGCCGTCCCACTAAAAGTCTCAATCAAGCGTAAACCTGTATTTAAAAAAGGTGAATAATTTGGTTGATACAATCCTAAAGCAACTATCACGCCAGCATTTGCACTACTCATCTTTATAGCATTCTCAAGACCTAAACTAGCTGTGATAAATACACTTATTGCTACTGCCAGAATCATAACATAATAGTAATACCCCAAAACTGATGTAAAAATAAATGCTGTCACACCACCTATAATCGAACCTATAAATATT
This window encodes:
- a CDS encoding FUSC family protein; amino-acid sequence: MPMRNSTVRLYKNIYISFEIAIAACLCFLLGFYVSGWIHKGQSIIGGFWCLITVSTILQSSIKDSYSAAYQIFIGSIIGGVTAFIFTSVLGYYYYVMILAVAISVFITASLGLENAIKMSSANAGVIVALGLYQPNYSPFLNTGLRLIETFSGTAIALFFIFISRIFKVRTDD